From Mytilus edulis chromosome 9, xbMytEdul2.2, whole genome shotgun sequence, the proteins below share one genomic window:
- the LOC139489404 gene encoding zinc finger MYM-type protein 3-like — MREKVQKGIGLFKRQAQVIPKETETMLWEKGFLGYGDPETLFHTIFWIIGINFGLRGGQEHRDLSMENFRLETADNGEQVLVYRETVSKTYRGGLDHRNIKPHTARAFQNRQQPDRCPVHIFNTYIKKLPSERAKEAFYFQPLACYKDKSVWFSKQPVGKNKLEVVVKTMMGKAGIDGFYTNHSLRATTATRLFNANIPEQLIRELTGHRSNALWSYIRPSEPQ; from the coding sequence ATGAGAGAAAAAGTACAAAAGGGAATTGGACTTTTCAAAAGACAGGCCCAGGTAATCCCGAAAGAAACGGAAACCATGTTGTGGGAAAAGGGGTTTCTTGGATACGGGGATCCGGAAACCCTATTCCATACAATATTTTGGATTATAGGTATTAATTTTGGTCTTCGGGGTGGTCAAGAACATCGCGACCTCTCCATGGAAAACTTTAGGTTAGAAACAGCAGATAACGGGGAACAAGTTTTAGTTTATAGGGAAACAGTGTCAAAAACATACAGGGGAGGACTGGACCATAGAAACATAAAACCTCACACGGCCAGAGCATTTCAAAATAGGCAGCAACCAGATAGGTGTcctgtacacattttcaatacaTACATCAAGAAATTACCATCAGAAAGAGCAAAGGAAGCCTTTTATTTTCAGCCCCTTGCATGCTATAAAGATAAGTCCGTTTGGTTTTCGAAGCAACCAGTCGGGAAAAACAAACTTGAAGTTGTTGTTAAAACTATGATGGGAAAGGCAGGCATAGATGGATTTTACACCAACCATTCTCTTAGGGCAACTACAGCAACTCGTCTATTTAACGCGAACATTCCGGAGCAGCTAATACGGGAGTTAACTGGTCATCGAAGCAACGCTTTGTGGTCATACATCCGACCATCTGAACCACAGTAG